A window of Mytilus edulis chromosome 10, xbMytEdul2.2, whole genome shotgun sequence contains these coding sequences:
- the LOC139491247 gene encoding cryptochrome-1-like: protein MPRNNKKQILHWFRKGLRLHDNPALKEALKGADTYRCVYILDPWFAGSTQVGIAKWRFLLQCLEDLDAALRKLNSRLFVIRGQPTDVFPRIFREWNITTLSFEEDPEPFGKERDAAIRHLAKEAGVEVIVETSHTLYELQKIISYNNGVPPLTYKRFQAILSKMDPPKQPEDTITRQFIGHTKTPISEDHDDKFGVPSLEELGFDTEGLGPTIFRGGETEALARLERHLERKAWVASFEKPKMTTQSLFPSQTALSPYLRFGCLSSRTFYWKLRELFRKVKKSSDPPLSLHGQLLWREFFYSAATNNPNFDQMTDNPICVQVPWDKNPEALAKWAEGKTGFPWIDAIMTQLRQVGWIHHLARHSVACFLTRGDLWISWEEGMKVFDELLLDADWSVNAGTWMWLSCSSFFQQFFHCYCPVGFGRRADPSGDFIRKYLPVLKAFPPKYIYEPWNAPESVQKAAKCIIGKDYPLPMVNHAEVSKVNTERMKQVYQHLALRASAAASIPKPLHEEFAKHGKGHKSGNHPSKMPMMAVGNNYTHSQTSEENHPPQFRGYNMTTN from the exons ATTTTTGCTGCAGTGTTTAGAAGATTTAGATGCAGCATTAAGGAAACTGAACTCTCGACTTTTTGTCATTAGAGGACAACCAACAGATGTCTTTCCTAGAATATTTAGG GAATGGAACATTACAACTTTGTCTTTTGAGGAGGACCCAGAACCGTTTGGTAAAGAAAGGGATGCTGCTATAAGACATTTAGCCAAAGAAGCCGGTGTAGAAGTCATTGTCGAAACCTCACATACATTATATGAATTACAAaa GATAATAAGCTATAATAATGGTGTACCTCCTCTCACATACAAACGATTCCAGGCAATTCTATCAAAAATGGACCCACCCAAACAGCCAGAAGACACTATCACTAGACAATTCATTGGTCATACCAAAACACCTATTTCAGAAGACCATGACGACAAGTTTGGTGTACCATCCCTTGAAGAACTAG GTTTTGACACAGAAGGTCTTGGACCAACAATCTTCAGAGGTGGTGAAACAGAAGCATTAGCCAGATTAGAGAGACATTTGGAGAGAAAG gCATGGGTTGCAAGTTTTGAGAAGCCAAAAATGACGACCCAGTCACTATTCCCCAGTCAGACAGCACTAAGTCCCTACCTCAGGTTTGGTTGTCTGTCTTCACGAACATTTTACTGGAAGCTGAGGGAATTGTTTAGAAAG GTGAAGAAAAGTAGTGATCCCCCATTATCATTACATGGTCAGTTGCTTTGGAGGGAGTTCTTTTATTCTGCTGCCACAAATAACCCTAACTTTGACCAGATGACAGACAATCCTATATGTGTACAGGTTCCATGGGATAAAAATCCAGAAGCTTTAGCTAAATGGGCAGAG GGCAAAACCGGTTTTCCATGGATAGATGCAATAATGACACAGCTACGACAGGTGGGGTGGATACATCATCTTGCACGACATTCTGTGGCGTGTTTCCTGACAAGAGGAGACCTGTGGATATCATGGGAGGAAGGCATGAAG gtTTTTGATGAGTTATTATTAGATGCTGATTGGAGTGTAAATGCAGGCACGTGGATGTGGTTATCATGTAGTtcattttttcaacaatttttccatTGTTATTGTCCTGTTGGGTTTGGTAGAAGAGCTGATCCCAGTGGTGACTTCATCAG AAAATATTTACCAGTACTAAAGGCTTTTCCACCAAAATATATCTATGAGCCGTGGAATGCTCCTGAGAGTGTACAGAAAGCTGCTAAATGTATCATTGGTAAAGACTACCCATTGCCGATGGTCAATCATGCTGAAGTCAGTAAAGTTAACACAGAACGAATGAAACAAGTCTATCAACACTTGGCTTTAAGAGCTTCAGCTG CTGCATCTATTCCAAAGCCTTTACATGAAGAGTTTGCCAAGCATGGTAAAGGTCACAAGTCTGGTAACCATCCATCCAAAATGCCCATGATGGCTGTTGGAAATAATTATACACACAGTCAGACATCAGAAGAAAATCATCCGCCTCAATTCAGAGGATACAACATGACAACTAATTGA